CGTTCCTTAGGACGCGGCCAGACAGGTATTTCGCAAATTGATGGGAGCAAAGGCACCATCGTTGGTGAGGATATCTATGTTACGCCCGCAGACGAACTACAATCCGGAGCGAAAGGGGTCCCCTACCGACCCAAGCGCACTACCATTGATGTGGATGGTGTCAACGTGACTGAGGCGATCGAACTGCAACTCCCAGACCAAACTGTCACGTGGGAAAACCCGTTGAAGAACTATCCGCTCTCCGAAAGTCAGATTGCCGTCGCAGACGAGCTGCTCAGCATCGCTACAGCTATTCAAAACGATACAGAACCTGAATATGGTGCAGCACGTGCCAGACAAGACCAAGAGATGAATATAGCGATGAGTGAATCAGGCAACCGCAGCCGAGAAACGCTCACATTCCCATTAACAGCACTCACAACAACCGAACAAGACATCCACGAGAACTATCAACAACAGTATGGACACCCCATTGAAGATATTGAAGCCGGAATTGATACGTTTTTCCCACGTAGGTGACATCATAGCATGTTAGATGAAAGAATTCAAACATTTTTGCCGAACGCGAGAGATGCTTCCTCTACACGAAAAATTACTTGCGGATAGGTCGGCTTTATGATATACTTTATAGATAGGAACAGACTGCCATATCTCATTATAAGGAGGCGTGAAGAACATGGGAATAGGCGGAATGGAGATCTTTGTCATCCTTGTGGTAGCCCTTATCATTTTCGGACCGAAGAAACTCCCCGAAATGGGACGCTCCCTCGGAAAAGCCATCAGGGAATTTAAGAGTGCCGGAACAGAACTCCAAGACGAGCTGACGAAAGCAGCAAATGAAATCGACAAGGACACCGACCCAAACATCAAACCTCCAAAATCGTCCTAACCGCGAATTTCGTGAGCTGTACACACTATGAAAGCTAACGATGTTGCAATGACCTTCTGGGAGCATCTTGAGGAACTCCGAAGGCGAATTATCATCTCTGTTATTGCGATAACCGTCTTTACGGTGTTGAGTTTATCCTTCAGTAAACCAATTGAGCGGGTAATTAAGTTTCCTTTAGAAACTTCCATGAACACCTTGATCGCGAATGCTATTGAGACCACAATCGGTTCTGAAGGTTCAACACTCGGGTTTTTCGCACTCACCTTGCGAGCAGGAAATTCCAACATCGATGCCACACTCATGAAAGTCGGTCCCTTGGAAGGTATCATGGCATACCTGAAACTGGGAATAACCACGGGGATTTTGCTGGCACTGCCGATAATTATCTACCATATCTGGGCATTTGTCTTCCCAGCGTTGAATCGAGAAGAACAGCGTTTCGCTATTCCTCTCTTTTTAATCATTGTTATATTTTTCATTCTCGGTGCGACTTTTGCCTACTTTATTGTTACACCTGTAGTCCTACAATTCTCCGCACAACTACTTCCAGAGTTACCCAACATCTGGGATCTGGAAAAATATATTAACTTCGTAACACGTCTAATTTTAGGATTCGGTATCGCTTTCGAGTTACCCATAGTAATGGCGTTTTTGTCCTATATCGGCGTGATTGACGCACGGGGCTTTCGCGAAAAGCAGAGTTATGCGCTGTTGGGCATTTGTGTCATGTCTGCACTGTTGACCCCCGCAGACCCTGGTTCAATGCTACTCATGGCAATACCGCTCTTTGTTTTATATCAACTCGGTATCTTCTTCGCCTATCTCGTCGAAAGGGAGGCAGAAATATAATGGCTAACGAAGCTTTGCGAGAACAACTCGCCTTGCTTTATCAATTGCAAGAACGAGACTTAGAATTGCTGTCAATCCACCAAAAACTGCAAGACATCCCAGAACAGATCGCGCAGTTAGAGGTAGGAATCGTAAAATATACAAAAGATATTGAAACTAAATCAGCAGAACTTGCCGAAACCGAAAAAGTACAGCGCGCTAAAAACGCTGAACTTGAAATGAACGCCGTACAACGTGAAAAGTATCAGACCGAACAACGAACAGTTGATTCCAATGAGGCTTACAGTGCCTTAGAACGACAGATTGAATACTTAGACAACCAAGACGAAGAAGCAGAAGAGATTATTCTAAACCTGATGGAGGAAAGCGACCGATTGAAGGAAGAATTGGCAGCACTGGAAGTTGAGGCGAACCGGGAAAAGGAGAGAACTGCCACCGAGGTTAAACAACTTCAACAAGGGTTAAGCAGTTTAGAGAGAGAAAGGAATGAAAAACTAAAACAGCGAAAAGCATTTCTTCCCAAAGTTGAC
This is a stretch of genomic DNA from Candidatus Poribacteria bacterium. It encodes these proteins:
- the tatC gene encoding twin-arginine translocase subunit TatC, with protein sequence MKANDVAMTFWEHLEELRRRIIISVIAITVFTVLSLSFSKPIERVIKFPLETSMNTLIANAIETTIGSEGSTLGFFALTLRAGNSNIDATLMKVGPLEGIMAYLKLGITTGILLALPIIIYHIWAFVFPALNREEQRFAIPLFLIIVIFFILGATFAYFIVTPVVLQFSAQLLPELPNIWDLEKYINFVTRLILGFGIAFELPIVMAFLSYIGVIDARGFREKQSYALLGICVMSALLTPADPGSMLLMAIPLFVLYQLGIFFAYLVEREAEI
- a CDS encoding TatA/E family twin arginine-targeting protein translocase yields the protein MGIGGMEIFVILVVALIIFGPKKLPEMGRSLGKAIREFKSAGTELQDELTKAANEIDKDTDPNIKPPKSS